The Sus scrofa isolate TJ Tabasco breed Duroc chromosome 6, Sscrofa11.1, whole genome shotgun sequence region gcatctccctgagcctcagcatccACTCCCCATAAGCCGGGGTGAGACGAGGGAGACAATGGAGCGATTCCCCCATGTCCGTGTCAGGCCCGCCCTGGctgagcccccctcccccagtctgCAGCTCCAGCCCCGGGCTTTAGGGCTGTCTTGTCCCCAGAGGTGGGAGCTCCAGCAGAACCCCAGTGACCAGCCACGGGAAGCCCGCAGTCCCAGACTGGGCAGGGGACACTGGGAtggggctgcccctcccccagctctgagCCATGACTCTGTGTCCCCCGCGTGCCTGGAACCTGCCAGCTTGTGTTTGCTCCCACAAGGCCCCAGGCTGGCCATTACTATCCCCTGGAGGGTGctccagcctccccccaccccctgaacagAGCCCTGGCAGCCCTTAGCCATTCACAGCAGCCTCCCCGGGACTCAGTGCTTCTGTCAGCGGCTGAGGGCCAGTTCTCCCAGACTTTCTCAGAAGCCCCCCAAGTCACCCAGGAAGACAACCAGCCtggcccgtgtgtgtgtgtgtgtgtgtgtgtgtgtgtgtgtgtgtgtgtggtctggcAGCTGTGCAGCCGAGCCTCCCTCTCAGGACAGGATGCAGGGTGGGGGGGCCCTCACCTGTTCCTGACGCCCTGCCCCCAAAGCGGGGTTCTCAGCGTGTTCCTGCTCACAAGGTGTGCAGccccctgggaggtggggggaggatcAGGTCGGGGCCCGGTGAGCTGGGGCCGGGGGACCCCTGCCCACCTCCAAGCCGAGCCTCTTCCCCCTCACCAGCCTTGCTGGGATGATCAgagcaggaagagggggagggctggggggcacAGACTGGTGAGGTTGCCCAGACACAGGtcctggggatggggggtgggcaCAGACACAggtcccggggtggggggggcagatgGCGGGCCCTCAGTGTCCTCATAACTGAGGACCTGGGACTTCCTGCCCACCCtgtccccatccccccaccccgccaccccaccACTCTGCCACTCTGccggctccctcccctcccccaccctggatGGGACAGGTAGTAAGGGCCCAGGTGGACTGGCTGTCTCTCCTGGTCACTCCCCAGGGAGGGGTATGGGCCACCTGGCTCCCGCGggactctgccctctgccctctgtcgTATTTCCCCGTCAGGTCCGCTGCCCCGGGCCGTCCCAGGAGCCAGCTCAGCGGGCCTCTGATGCAGATGTTTGTAGCTTCGAGCCCAGGGTTGGGCTGAGGAACCAGCACCAGGGGGGCACCTCGGGCATAGGGCTTCTCAGAGGGGAGCTCTCGTGGTGGGAGGCCCCTGGCTGCTGCATccagggcctggggaggtggTGCGGCTCAGGGTCCAGCACCTTCCAGCTGAGCAGAACATGCTGGAGGCTCTGGCCGGCAGCTGACACACCCAGTGACCCGACTCGGGTCCAGCCAGGCCAGCCGCAGCACCAGTGGCTGCCTGTGAGAGCAGGACCCTGGCCAATGCTGGCCACACTCCCCGCATCCTGGTCTCCCTGGCTGAGGCCTGGGTGAGGGATGCACCTCAAAAGGTCCCAGCAGGAATGGGCAGCTGGCAATCGCCCACAAGGAGTCTGCCCGGAGCCCCGCCCTGGCCCTGAGCTGGGCAGAGGGTGCCCAGGCTTTGGGTGTATCCTGGCCGTTCTGACCCTAGTTCCGGGGAATCAAGTCAGAGTGGTGAGTTCCCTGTCCTTCCCTGATGCCAATTAAGAGTCTGTGCCAGGATCTAGCAGGGAGTGGCCTTGGATTTGGCCGTGGgaatatgccatgggttcaggtTTAGGGAGCTGTTTCCCTGGGAGGGCCCTGGGGCAGTGTCCCATCCCACCTGGGGCAGCCCACCTGCCCGGTGCCTGCTGCGGGGGCCTCTGGGAACCTCGCCGGGGGCCCATCTTGCGCGCATGCGTGTGTCGGGGCGGGGGCGTGAACAGGCCCCAGGGCGCCTGCTCCTCGCCCGCCCCCTGCAGGTTCTTCGAGGCCCTGGAGCAGCGGCACAAGGCACAGGTGTGCGTGGAGGACATCAGCGACATCCTGGAGGAGCACGCCGAGCGCCACTTCCACCCCTACGTCATCTACTGCTCCAACGAGCTCTACCAGCAGCGAGCCCTGCAGAGGCTGACGTGAGccgccccgggggtgggggtggggggggccctcGGGAGGAGCCCGCCCCACGTCTCGCCGCCTGGCTTCTGCAGCTTCCGCCTGATTTCTCTCCACGGCCCGGCCACACCTCCTTCCTGTTCTCTGTTGCAGAAGCAGCAACGCTGCCTTCCGAGAGGCCCTGCGGGAGATAGAGCAGCGGCCCGCGTGCGGCGGCCTCCCCATGATCTCCTTCCTGATCCTCCCCATGCAGAGGGTGACCCGGCTGCCACTCCTGGCGGACGTGAGTGCgctgcctgggccctgccccGAGTGGGAGGCGGCCCGGGTGACACCTGCCCGCGCGCGCTGCTTCCTCCTGACCTTCTGCCCGCGCTCCTTCTGCGCTCCGGGCAGTTATGGGGACAATTGCAGGCTGGCTTTAACCGCCGCGATGACCACGGCTGCCATCGGCACTCTGCTGGGAGCTGTTGCCGCCCGTGGCAGATTTTTGTTGACTTACGTGGTGGTTCACGGGGTTCATTCGTGGCCTGAGTACCAGCCCGTGGCGCCCAGACCTTTGCCAAGCATAGGTCCTGTTGTTGCCGCCTCCTAACCTGCACCCCTCGGCTGGTtgtcctgggcctggggtggcCTGGCAACAACCACGGTCCCGTTTTGAGGACAGAGGGGCCCCAAGGGGCTCCCTGGAATGGCTCGTGCTCTGAGATGCCCCCTCATGGGGCAGAAGAGGCTCATGGGGGTGAAAGGTGCAGGGCACACACATgtacccacacacatgcacacccgaGCATCCACATGGCAGGAGCCCAGCTGAGCTGCGAGAGGCAGCATGTGGCCTGTGCTCAGTAGGTCAGTGTCCCAGGCAGACAGGACATCAGAGCTTCCCAGGTCCCCTGGGAAGTAGAGAAACAGGCTGCGGGGCCCCCAGGCTGGAATGAGACAGCCAAGGACTGGAAGGGCTGGGTCCAGGAGTGCCTGCTCCACCTTCCACCGACCCAGCTGGCCCAGCCTGGCGGGAGCCCTCTGGAggcccccagggcctggccttgGCAGGGGTGCCCCGGAGCCAGGATGCAGGAGGGGACTGTGGCTTCTCACAGCAGCTGTCTTGCTGCAGACGCTCTGCCTCAAGACCCAGGGCCACCCCGAGAGGTACAAGGCCGCCAGCCGCGCCTTCAAGGCCATCAGCAAGGTGAGCGGGTCAGCCCGGCCCCACGTTCCACCCCCACCAGATGGCAGAGACCCTGGGGGCAGGGCAAGGGGCTTCCAGACTGTCCCTCCCAGGCTCCtgctgatggggaaactgaggcccagagggggtGGAGCTCACACACAGGGCAGGACTGGGACAGCCACACGGGCCGACCCCATGGGCATCCATCTGGGCTGGCCAGGAGCAGGGGCTGCCATGCACGGGTGGGGAGGGCCAggccacagcccatggcagccGCTCTCATGTGCACACGCCCTGCAGCTGGTGAAGCAGTGCAACGAGGGGGCCCACAAGATGGAGCGTACGGAGCAGATGTACACGCTACACACACAGCTGGATTTCAGCAAGGTCAAGGTGGGTGGCCCTTGCCCAGGCCTGTCCCGCCCAGCTCTGTCTGAGGTCAGGGCACAGCCCCAGGTGTGCAGGCTGGAGAGGCCtcggtgggtggggggaggcaccTGTCCGGGTTCCTTGGCACCATCTGGGCCCCGGCCTGAGCGGAGCAGCCACTGGCGAGCTCTGCTGATGAATCGCCCTTTGTTCGGGGCCCGCACAATCGCCCTCTCCCTTCCATGGTCCAGCCCCAGGGAGGCGCCGTCACCCTGTTCTCAGAGGCAGGGCTCAGGCCTCGTCTGCGGGCAAGTGTCCCTGCTCTCACCCGGCCTGGGGACTCACCGtctctctgccccgccccccagtccctccctctgaTCTCAGCCTCCCGCTGGCTGCTGAAGCGTGGGGAGCTCTTCGTGGTGGAAGAAACCGGGCTTTTCCGAAAACTCGCCAGCCGGCCGACCTGCTACCTGTTCCTGTTCAATGATGTCCTCGTGATCACCAAGAAGAAGAGGTGGGCCCGCCTGTGGGCACAGGGCTGCACGGCCCTGCAGTGGGCAgcgggcagcagctgcagccccagggccGGGGAAGTGGGCTGGGGCCGGCTCTAGGGAGCATCCTTCCGGCTGCCCAGCCCTTGGCTGCTGCAGGGGAGCCGGTGGGCGGGGGGCGCTTAGGCTGCCCACAGATCCCTGCAGCATCTGGCCGCCTCCTGTCTCCTGCAGTGAGGACAGCTTTGTGGTCCAGGACTATGCCCAGATGGACCACATCCAGGTGCAGAAGATGGAGCCCTCGGAGGCCTCTCTGCCGGGGGGCGGCAGCCGCAGCTCCTCTGTGCCACACCCCTTCCAGCTGACGCTGCTGCACAACAGCGAGGGCCGCCAGGAAAAGATCCTGCTGTCCTCGGACTCCGCGTAAGACGGGAACCTCCACAAGGGCGCCCCTGAGAGCTCCGTGGGGACGGGACGTGTGGCCCAGTGTTGCCAGGCGCTGCACCATGCCAGGGACAGTCTGTCATCAGCCCACACTCCTGGGAGGGGGACGTACCAGCCGCAAAATGCGCAGCTGAACATTTGTCCATGTGCCCAAGGGGTGAGGACTGAGCAGAAACGCtggcagagaagggagggcaggtgggggctggTGCGGAAGCCTGGCAAGGTGTCCCAGAGGGCAGCTCCTGCACGGGTggtacaaaggccctggggcagaaggCTCCTGCCAGGAGGACAGCCAGCGGGCCTGGAGCACAGGGTGGAGGCTGTGGGGGTGGTGAGGTCAGAATGTGGCGGCCAGGGCACAGAAAGACGCTGGCCAGGTCTCCCCACTTCCTCCAGCAGGGCCCCCTTCCCAGGGGAAAGGCCAGGGCTGAGCGTTTCCAACAGTGCACCCTCGGGGGCAGGGCGGTCTGGCTGCTGGGGGTGCAGCTGCTGCCTGACTCTGGCCCTGGGCAGGTGTGAGTCGGGGGAGGCCTGCCTGCTTCTCCTGatgtgcctcagtgggttgggggcaCCCGAGGGGCTGCCCGCTTACGCCAGCTCAGAGCCCGCCCACCAAAGGGCACCCAGGCGTGAGCCTTCCTCCCACTGCCTGTCCCTCCTTGAGGGCCGTGGCAGGGGCTCAGGAACCCCCCGATCTTCCCACAACGCCacggggaggggtgggaagcAAAGGTGGCCAGTGGTGGCATCGGCCACGTTCACCTTCTCCACCCCCAGGAGTGACCGGGCGCGGTGGATCACGGCACTTACGTACCgggagaggcaggggcagggcccCAGCAACAAAGGAGGTGAGCGGGGCTCACGGCCCCTTCCCGGCCCCGGGCAGGGGTGGCCTGAAGGGGAGAGACGCTGTACAGCCGTCTGTGCACCCCGCAGCCTGCCCCCAGGGTGACCTGCAAGGTTTGGGCCCAGCCCCCCGTATGTGTGTGCGTCTGGGCACGCAGACCCAGCACTGTCTCGGGGCCtcgccctccctgccctggggtgACAGCACTGCCCAGTAGCTGGGAAAATTGAGGCTAAAGAGCTGGAGGGGGCCATCCAGTGGAGCTGtcaccccagccctggcctggccgGTCCCTTAGAAGCCGGGAGCGCCCTCTGCTGGTGCTGGGCGCTTTGGCCCCAAAAGCAGGAGCAGCAAGTCCAGCAGCCTGTGGAGGGTCCCTGCTTTCGTGGGAGGGGAGCTGCCACGTGACCGTGTGTGGGCCACACGGGGTCCCTGGGCCCCACTGAGACCAGACCCCGGCAGGGGGTGTTGGGATGGCGCCCTGCCCGATGCAGGGCTGCAGAGCGCttggccccgcccccctccctgTGACAGCTGCTGCCAACGTCTGCCTCCCGCCCCCAGACCTGCTCCAGGTGGAGGTCACCAAGGCCTACTTGGCCAAGCAGGTGGACGAGATCACGCTGCAGCAGGCAGACGTGGTCCTGATCCTGCAGCAGGAGGATGGTAAGTACGTGGCGGGGACAGGCCTGGGAGGACGGGCgtggggcaggcaggaggggcCGGGCAGGCCGGTGCTGAGTGAGTCTGGGGGCCCCCGCAGGGATCCAGAGCACGCTGGCATGGGCAGTTGCCTCCAGCCCCCCCCAGAAGCTGTCACTGCCTGTGCTCGCGGTGGGCCCGCTGCCAAGGCCCTCTTGGGCACCCTCCCTCAAGGACATGGCCAAATGTCCCTGAGGATCCAAAGTGGGTTCTTGGTCACTCTGAGTCCTAAGGGGGAGGAGGGTGGCCCCTGCAGTGTAGAGGCCAAGCACCTGATGGGAGACCAGGAgtccatgtgaccttgagcactGCCCCTGGGGTAGGGTCAGGGGAGGCGAGGGGTCAGGGGTCACCTCCACGGGATGCCCAGCTCTGGCATCTCCTGGGACAGCAGCTCCGAGGGCTCGGGGTGGCGACATTGGGGCCCTGCTCTCACGCACCCTGTGTCTGGGTCCAGGTTGGTTCTATGGTGAGAGGCTGCGGGATGGAGAGACGGGCTGGTTCCCCGAGGACTTTGCCCAGAGTATCACCAGCCGCGTGGCCGTGGAGGGCAACGTGCGCAGGATGGAGCGGCTGCGGGTGGAGACGGACGTGTAGCCGGGTCTGCCAAGCGCCTCTCCAGCCAGGCTGCATTGGTGCAGCTCTAGTCCACACTCCTGCAAGTGGCCGTGCCCATCTCCAAGGAGTGCAGGGGGCTTGCCCAGGGGGCCTGGAAGGTCCCTCGTCTCCCCAAGGTCCCAAGGGCTGTGGCACGGGCTCTGGACACTTCCAAGGAGGAAGGTCACATGGCCTCCAGAGGAGcctccccaggccagcacaggagcagccctgacCCCAGGCTGTGTCCCAGGAGGAGCCCGGCCTGGCCGtgccctccccagctcccagccgCCCCCCAGTGCACTCACAAGACAGCTGTGCCCTGGACATGTGATAGAAAGTGGCCCTGAGAGCAGGAATGACCTCATGCagtccccctcctgccccagcctggaGTGCCCAGGACTGCCCCATGTTCCCAGAGGAGGGCCAGCTGCAGGGAGGTGACCCTGTGGTGCCAGCACTGAAACTGATTTTTGAGACATTAAAGTATTTCTTAACACCTGGGTTTGCACATTGGTGAGCCCAGATGAGGCCAAGCCAGTCCCTTTGCAATCCCCGAGGTGCCGAGGAATGAATTGCACCCGCTTCGCGGTCACCTGTGCTAGTCCTTGGCCccgtccatctgtctgtctggaGCATCATGGGCAAGGTCGTCCCCATGGAGCCCTTTGCGGTTCAGCCTGGCCAGTAGGCCTGGGGACTTGGGGACAAGGCAGAGCCTCTGGGGTGTCCCCCATCCCTCACCGCCCTCCTGGCCCCACCTCCCAGCTGGTGTACTCCCCAGGACCCCTGGGATGTGCAGGTGGGGAGAggtggcctggccctgggctggggaagaagggtctgctgctggggagggggtgatggCGCACCTGGGTGGCCGGTGCTGCAGGGCCAGGAGCCAGAGGGACAGATTCATgctcccagcagccccagccaccCCGGCCAGCCCTTGCAATTCCCACTCACACGCCAGCCTTCCTCTGACACCCTGTCCAATCCAGATGGGGCCCTGTCTTCCTCATGAAAGCTGGGGTGTGGATCCCCCCTGCTGACCAGAACTGGGTGGGGAGAAGGCCCGCCCTCTGCCCTTTCCATCCCTGGGGctggctggggtgggcaggggaggagccAGCAGGGCAGGGGGCGGGCAGGGCGGGACAGAGGGGCTGGAGCTGATGGAACCAGGTGGTGGAGGGGTTGGGCaccaggagggaggggcagctccTCCCCATTAAGCTCCCAGGTGACCTCGGGCCACTGGAAGGGCCATGCCCAGGTCAGAGCCCATGCAGGGCCATCCCGAGTGGGGGATCTGTGGGaggggggatgggagtggggtcACCGGAGATCAGGCTCAGCTCCTCCTACTTCCTGGACAGGTAGAAATCTGGGGCCTCCCTTTTCTCACCTGGGAGCTAACTGCTcttcctggagctgctgtgggGAAAGCTGGTGACCCAGGGGAGgcacaggggtgtgtgtgtgtgtgcacacgcccCAGGCAGGAGGCGTGGGCAGCACCTGTGCGTGAGCCTAGCTGCCCTGTCACCCACCTGCTCCTTCTGACCATGGACCCCTGACTCCGGGGCAGGGCAGCCCACCCCCTCCTTTGCTGGGTACGTTTTCAGAGCAGAGTGGGTCTGAAAAGCCCCGGGAACGTCCCTGCTTTAGTGACCCGGGGCCAGCGACCTCAGCTCGGTTTCCTTCTGCAATGTGGATGTGGGCTCTTGACCACACAAGCAGGGGGTCAGAATGTTTAGCACAGAGGGTGCCCAGGACCCTTGGGAGGGGCTGCCACCGGGGGCGGGGCTGTTGGGGGTGGCTGGGTCCACCGGGGAGGCCAGACCAGGCCAGCGCAGGACAAGGACGCTTCCAGCAGAAGCAGGAAGTGCAGGCCGGCTGCAGCGAGGCCTGGAGGGGCcaaggcagagggtgggggggcGTCACAGTTAGAAGGCTCAGGCTCCCCCCAGCACCAGCGGGACTCTTCCCAGGGGCCTCTGCTCAACCTTGGGTCCAGCCCTGGGGGCTCAGGAGCCATGACCCCCTCCAGCAGAGCAGGGCCAGCTGagaccctccccaccctcagcccgAGGGTGCTTGGACCTGCCTTATGCCAAGCTGGTCCTCTTAGGACAGCAGGTGGCCTCCGTGTTGGTGTCAGGTGACACTGCCCCCTCCAGATAACGGGTCCCGCAGAGGACCCTGCCACACCTGCTTGGCTGAGGAGGGGGCTCAGGAGGCAGGGCCTATCTAGctcacccctcctcccagccaccTGCACGGCCCCCCTGTTgcaagtggggaaactgaggccagaagaCCCTCTGCCCCCTGCTGAGGTCAGTGGGCTTGTGGCAGGGGGCGTCAATGGCTTCCCAGGACCCCAGCCAACCCCAGCCAAGTCTGTGCCCAGATAGGGTCCAGTGGTATCAGACTGAGGTGTCCCAGCCTCCCGCAGGGGCCTCTCCCCTCGGGGCACCAGGGTGGACATGACTGGGGGGACAGGGGACAGTGGTGGCCAGTACCCCTTCCCCAGAGCCGCTGTGGGCATCTCAGTGCCTACCCTGGAGTGGCAGTGGGCACCCTCCTTGGGGAGGTGGGAGCAAGGTGTGTGAGGGCCCCCGGAGCACAGGGGCCAGGGGTGaggggtcacacagctggactGCCCACCAGCCCTCTGTTGGGGGAGCCTCAGGGGCTGAGCTGAGCCGTCACCCTGGGGCCTGGAGCATGCAGCCTGGCCTTGTAGATCAGTGTCCCTTCCATGGGGAGGGGGTGCACCGCTTACTTAAAGGGTGTGGGTTTATGGGGCCTCCCTCTCCACCGCGTTCAGCACGGGCTGTAGGATCGCCCCCTGCAGGTCTACCTGCTCCCAGCATCCCAGCATCCCGGCTCCACCTCCGAAGGTCCTTTGGCTGTGAGACCCCCCGCTGTCCTCTACTGCCCCTGGTGGCCGGCAGAGGCACTGCAGCCAGCCCTCAGCCTTCACCGCATCCAAGGGCGCCTGGGGGTCTCCCAACCCTGCGCCTCACTCAGCCCTCGGACCCCCGCTTCTGCCCCTCAGGAGAAAAGCCATGCACCAGCTTTTGGATGTGCGGATCCCAGCTCCTCCACGCACACCCCCGGGGGCTGCTCACATCACAGCTGTTGTATGGAAGGAAGCATTACTGGTACGGGATGGACCCTGGTTCCGTGTCAGACACTCCAAACCATCCCAGTTGTCACCCGTCTATGTCACATCACTGGGACCAAGTCCACCTGAGAGCCAACTGGGGCAGCATCCCCATTTTCTGgcccaagttttgtttttttttttttttgtttttggtttttgtttttggcagtccccttggcatgcggaagttcctgcaccaggggtggaacccaggccacaaagcaacaatgtcagatccttaacccatggggccaccagggaactcctggcccctAACATCTGAAGCTGTGAAGGGCTTCACACATCTTTTCACCAGATAAAGTCCAACGTTTCTGGGTTTTGTTGCCACGgtgaataggatttttttttttttttttgccttttctggggccgctcctatggcatatggaggttcccaggctaggagtctaatatgagctgtagccgccagcctacgccagaaccacagcaaagcaggatccaagccacatctgcaacctacaccacagctcacgacaacgccggatccttaacccactgagctaggtcagggatcgaacccgcaacctcatggttcttagtcggatttgttaaccactgagccacaacgggaactccgaggaccTTATTTTGTACTCTGTTTTCTTGTGGATCACTGGCAGTGCTGAAGAACCACAGTTTTTTCGgggttttttgtgtctttttagggctgcacctgtggcatatagaagttcccaggctagggatagaatcggagctgtagccaccagcctacaccacagtcacagccatgcgggatccaagccgtgtctgcgccctacaccacagctcacagcaaccccaggtccttaacccaccaagggatcgaacctgcatcctcatggatactagtcaaattcctttccgctgagccacgacaggaactcctgaagaattgTAGATTTCACAGCTTTTGCACACTTCCTCTCAGATGATCTCATGGCCACTTTGCCAAACTCTGTATCCGCGCCAAGCTGTCTCAGGCCCTCTCAGCTCCGCCACAGAGACCGGCGGCTTTGCCCCTTCCTCGCAGGTCCACATACCCTCTGCTCTTTTCCTCACCTGACAGTGTGAGCGAGTCTGATTCTCGATCTTTAAGGGGCTCTGTCCATCCTTCCCACAGCACGTGCTGGGCCCGATACAGGGTCCGTCCAGAGATACTGCATGACGCAGGCAGAGCCCTTGCCGCCCAGACTCTGCGTCCCAGAATGGAAGGACAGCCGAGGAGACCCGTAAcgcgggggaggggagacaggtgCCCAGGTTGGGGTCGTGGTGGCCTTGGACAGAGGCCGGAACCCACTGctcccccccgacacacacacactcaacttGCAGTAGATCCTTGGCACAGAACCACTGTCTGGAAAGCGGCTTCTGTACCGTTTTCCAAGAATTTACATCCAAAAGAGATGCTGAACTGGACCCAGCACCTTCGGCTTTGATCAAGACAAGTATGATTTCTCATCTCATCCAACACATGGGCACGTTTTCATCAGTTCAAACTTCCTCGCACCTAATCAAGCCCAAGCCCTGCAGGATCAAGCGAACACTGTTTTCTAAATCTTTCTATTTGCGTAGCTGACATTTCACTCAGGACCAGGGCCCCCGTGTCCTGAGTGTCGCCTTCTTTTCCCGCCCCGCCCTCAGCCGGCTGGAGAATTCGGTCGGCGCTGGCCTCCTGAAAACCTGAGCTACGTTTCCTCTACTGAATGTTCCTGCACCGACCCAGGTCAGACTCGTTCTGGCGTGCTGGAAGTTGGGCACAGCCCCTCTGCCAACACCTGACCCCGGGGTTctgggggggaggcagaggggagggctgTGACTACTCGTTTCCTTAAGTAACTGGTTTATTCAAGTTTCTTACTTCTGCTTACACTGCTCCTGGCCTGTTACAGTTTCCCAAACGTAGCCACTTTCCTAAGTGGTCAAGGTGACTGGTACCTGGTTGTCCATAAGAGCCCCCTTTATGTCTCATTCTCTGTGTCTGTagtttttggccgcacctgcagcacatggacgtgcCAGAGCCAGGAATGcaatccgagccgcggctgcaacctacaccacagctgcaacaacacccaatccttaacc contains the following coding sequences:
- the ARHGEF16 gene encoding rho guanine nucleotide exchange factor 16 isoform X1; this translates as MGGSLFLKGSGPQGASLSPHRRKLGAEDLQPLSMSQRHSDSSLEEKLLEYRFHSELRLDAQGNPASTLPMVRGSLRSKSNAAFQPDSPEAQAPRAVVLSTQSPAALKMGTQQLIPRSLAVSSKAKTPARHQSFGAAMLSKEAARRDPRLLSAPSFSLDDMDVDTGSGGVLRRNLRNQSYRAAMKGLGTPGAGGGPVQLSPKLQALAEEPSQPPARYAAKNKKTLGRKRAHKGSFKDDPRLYQEIRERGLNTSHESDDDLLDETPSSEGPQKVDTPIVVKSYRPPQITWSQLPEVVELGILDKLPAEERKRQEAIFEILTSEFSYQHSLSILVAEFLQSRELRATMTQTEHHHLFSNITDVLSASQRFFEALEQRHKAQVCVEDISDILEEHAERHFHPYVIYCSNELYQQRALQRLTSSNAAFREALREIEQRPACGGLPMISFLILPMQRVTRLPLLADTLCLKTQGHPERYKAASRAFKAISKLVKQCNEGAHKMERTEQMYTLHTQLDFSKVKSLPLISASRWLLKRGELFVVEETGLFRKLASRPTCYLFLFNDVLVITKKKSEDSFVVQDYAQMDHIQVQKMEPSEASLPGGGSRSSSVPHPFQLTLLHNSEGRQEKILLSSDSASDRARWITALTYRERQGQGPSNKGDLLQVEVTKAYLAKQVDEITLQQADVVLILQQEDGWFYGERLRDGETGWFPEDFAQSITSRVAVEGNVRRMERLRVETDV
- the ARHGEF16 gene encoding rho guanine nucleotide exchange factor 16 isoform X2, which encodes MSQRHSDSSLEEKLLEYRFHSELRLDAQGNPASTLPMVRGSLRSKSNAAFQPDSPEAQAPRAVVLSTQSPAALKMGTQQLIPRSLAVSSKAKTPARHQSFGAAMLSKEAARRDPRLLSAPSFSLDDMDVDTGSGGVLRRNLRNQSYRAAMKGLGTPGAGGGPVQLSPKLQALAEEPSQPPARYAAKNKKTLGRKRAHKGSFKDDPRLYQEIRERGLNTSHESDDDLLDETPSSEGPQKVDTPIVVKSYRPPQITWSQLPEVVELGILDKLPAEERKRQEAIFEILTSEFSYQHSLSILVAEFLQSRELRATMTQTEHHHLFSNITDVLSASQRFFEALEQRHKAQVCVEDISDILEEHAERHFHPYVIYCSNELYQQRALQRLTSSNAAFREALREIEQRPACGGLPMISFLILPMQRVTRLPLLADTLCLKTQGHPERYKAASRAFKAISKLVKQCNEGAHKMERTEQMYTLHTQLDFSKVKSLPLISASRWLLKRGELFVVEETGLFRKLASRPTCYLFLFNDVLVITKKKSEDSFVVQDYAQMDHIQVQKMEPSEASLPGGGSRSSSVPHPFQLTLLHNSEGRQEKILLSSDSASDRARWITALTYRERQGQGPSNKGDLLQVEVTKAYLAKQVDEITLQQADVVLILQQEDGWFYGERLRDGETGWFPEDFAQSITSRVAVEGNVRRMERLRVETDV